In Mycolicibacterium lutetiense, the sequence AACCGGGTTTTCGTGGTGAACAACGAGGTCTGGCAGACCGGGCAGAACATCGTGGCCGCCCGCGGCATTCTCGATGACCTGCGCTGGGTGAACGCCCCGATCAACTAACCTCACGATCGTGTTCCACGTCCTCACCACCACCTATCTGCAACCGATCGACGTCGTCGACCAGACCCGCCCCGCCCATGTGGCGTGGCTCAAGGAGGAAGTGGCCGCGGGCCGCATCCTGTTGGCCGGGCGTCTGGAAACGGCGACCGGTGCGGTGCTCATCACCGGAGACCTCAGCGAAGAAGAGGTCGAGGACGTGATCGCCCGCGATCCCTACACCGTGGCGGGCCTCGTCCGCTGCGAGCGGGTGTCCTTCAACGCGTCCTTGCGCGCACCCGGGTTGTGACCCCGTGCCGGCCTTGATCCGGGAGATATGTCACAGGCGGTAGCGGGATTACCACTGCCGCCTGCGTCGTTGCACGCTGAGGACTGCCGTCACAGGCGGTGATCAGTTAACCGGACTAACCTTTCCGGGATATGTAAGACGACGAGCAAAGAGGGCTTTGATGAGCACTGTTTACGCCTATGCCGCCAACTCGGCGACCGAGCCGCTGGCCAAGACCACCATCACCCGCCGCGAGGTAGGGCCGCACGACGTGGCCTTCGACATCCACTTCGCCGGCATCTGCCACTCCGACATCCACACCGTGAAGGCCGAGTGGGGTACCCCGAACTACCCCGTGGTGGCCGGCCATGAGATCGCCGGCGTCGTCACCGCGGTCGGTTCCGAGGTCACCAAATATCAGGTCGGTGACCATGTCGGCGTCGGCTGTTTCGTCGACTCCTGCCGCGAATGCGACAACTGCAAGGCCGGGCTGCAGCAGTACTGCACCGGCGGCGGCATGGTCGGCACCTACAACGCGACCGAGCGCGACGGCACCCCGACCTACGGCGGCTACAGCGGCGCGATCGTCGTCGACGAGAACTATGTCCTGCGCATCCCGGATTCGATCCCACTGGACAAGGCCGCTCCCCTGCTGTGCGCCGGCGTCACGCTGTTCTCGCCGTTGCGCCACTGGAACGCCGGACCGGGCAAGAAGGTGGCCGTCATCGGCCTCGGCGGTCTCGGCCACATGGGCGTCAAGCTGGCCCACGCGATGGGCGCGCACGTCACCGTGCTGTCGCAGTCGCTGAAGAAGATGGAAGACGGCCTGCGCCTGGGCGCCGACGAGTACTACGCGACCAGCGACCCGGAGACGTTCAGCACGTTGCGGGGCAGCTTCGACCTGATCCTCAACACCGTGTCCGCCAACCTCGACCTGGGCGCCTACCTCGGCCTCCTCAAGCTCGATGGCACGCTGGTGGAGCTGGGCGCGCCGGAAAAGCCGCTGGTCGTGCCGTTCTTCCCGCTGGGCGCCTATCGCCGCAGCCTGTCCGGTTCGATGATCGGCGGCATCCCGGAGACCCAGGAGATGCTCGATTTCTGCGCCGAGCACAACGTGACCCCCGAGATCGAGGTCATCCAGCCCGATTACATCAACGAGGCCTACGAGCGCGTGCTGGCCAGTGACGTGCGGTACCGCTTCGTGATCGACACCGCGTCACTGCGCGGCTGACACACCCCGTCAACACCGAGGATTGCTGCTCAATAGTGGCTTGAATCCTCGGTGTTGACGCGTTATTGGCCTTCTGATTCGGGGGCGTCGGCTTCCACGTCGACGCCGGCCAACGGCCAGCCCCCGGCAGCCAGTCTTGCGGCCACCCGCTGAACGTTCTCCGGGCCGGCGTCGTGTTCGGTGACTTCGGCGATGAATTCCGCGATGTCGTCGCGCTCGATCGGATCGTCAACGTCGGCAGGTGCTGAAGCCTCGGCGATATTGCGCACCACCTCGGCCACCTGCTCCTCGGTGAGTGGGGTGGACCGCAACAGAGCGAGCAGCGGCACCCGATCGGTGCCCGGAACCCCTTCCGGGTAGCCGGCCCGCAGCCAGTTCAGGACCGAGATCAGCAGCGACTTGGTTGACACCCCGTAAGTTTCCCGCCGAGCACCCGGAATCGCTAGCTCGGGGCGGCCTGGACATTCGTCGGCGGCTCCGGCGTCGGGACCGGCAACGCGGTCTTGTCCACGCCGGGGGTGTCGAGCTGACCGGCCAACCATGGCAGGGCGACGCCAAAGGCGTTGGCGGCGAATGCCCAGTCATGGCGGCCCGGCGCGGTCTGCACCGAGCACGTGATCGCTTCGGCGCGGGCTGCGTCGCACAGCGTGGTCGCGGCGACGTCCTGGGCCTCGGGGTTGGCCATCGGGTCGTGTGTGACACCGCCGTGGTGCGGC encodes:
- a CDS encoding DUF3349 domain-containing protein — translated: MSTKSLLISVLNWLRAGYPEGVPGTDRVPLLALLRSTPLTEEQVAEVVRNIAEASAPADVDDPIERDDIAEFIAEVTEHDAGPENVQRVAARLAAGGWPLAGVDVEADAPESEGQ
- a CDS encoding NAD(P)-dependent alcohol dehydrogenase, translating into MSTVYAYAANSATEPLAKTTITRREVGPHDVAFDIHFAGICHSDIHTVKAEWGTPNYPVVAGHEIAGVVTAVGSEVTKYQVGDHVGVGCFVDSCRECDNCKAGLQQYCTGGGMVGTYNATERDGTPTYGGYSGAIVVDENYVLRIPDSIPLDKAAPLLCAGVTLFSPLRHWNAGPGKKVAVIGLGGLGHMGVKLAHAMGAHVTVLSQSLKKMEDGLRLGADEYYATSDPETFSTLRGSFDLILNTVSANLDLGAYLGLLKLDGTLVELGAPEKPLVVPFFPLGAYRRSLSGSMIGGIPETQEMLDFCAEHNVTPEIEVIQPDYINEAYERVLASDVRYRFVIDTASLRG
- a CDS encoding YciI family protein — translated: MFHVLTTTYLQPIDVVDQTRPAHVAWLKEEVAAGRILLAGRLETATGAVLITGDLSEEEVEDVIARDPYTVAGLVRCERVSFNASLRAPGL